A region from the Lutra lutra chromosome 1, mLutLut1.2, whole genome shotgun sequence genome encodes:
- the LOC125093385 gene encoding keratin-associated protein 10-12-like: MAASTLSVCSSDRSYGSRVCLPGSCDSCPDSWQVDDCPESCCEPPCCAPPCCVPTCCAPTCCAPTCCDSSCCAPSCLTLICTPASCGSSPCPSACTSSCQRSGCSSSPCQEDCCQPVCCTPVCCKPVCCTPVCCTPVCCKPVCCTPVCCKPVCCTPVCCKPVCCTPVCSGPSPCSASSCCQPSPCSSSCCRPSSCVSLLCRPVCRPACCVPASSCCVPSSSCQPSCCRRASCVSLLCRPVGSRQACCVPTSAQKSCC; encoded by the coding sequence atGGCCGCGTCCACCCTGTCCGTCTGCTCCAGCGACCGGAGCTACGGCAGCCGCGTCTGCCTGCCCGGCTCCTGTGACTCCTGCCCCGACTCCTGGCAGGTGGACGACTGCCCAGAGAGCTGCTGCGAGCccccctgctgtgcccccccCTGCTGTGTCCCCACCTGCTGCGCCCCCAcctgctgtgcccccacctgctgtgACTCCAGCTGCTGTGCCCCCTCCTGCCTGACCCTCATCTGCACCCCTGCGAGCTGCGGGTCCAGCCCCTGCCCGTCAGCCTGCACCAGCTCCTGCCAGCGCTCGGGCTgcagctcctccccctgccaggaAGACTGCTGCCAGCccgtctgctgcacccctgtctgctgcaagcccgtctgctgcacccctgtctgctgcacccctgtctgctgcaagcccgtctgctgcacccctgtctgctgcaagcccgtctgctgcacccctgtctgctgcaagcccgtctgctgcacccctgtctgctctgggccctccccctgctcggcctcctcctgctgccagcccagcccctgctcctcgTCCTGCTGCAGACCGTCCTCCTGCGTGTCCCTGCTCTGCCGCCCCGTGTGCAGACCCGCCTGCTGcgtgcctgcctcctcctgctgtgtcccttcctcctcctgccagcCCAGCTGCTGCCGCCGGGCCTCCTGCGTGTCCCTGCTCTGCCGCCCTGTGGGCTCCCGCCAGGCATGCTGCGTGCCCACCTCGGCCCAGAAGTCCTGCTGCTGA